A single region of the Podospora pseudopauciseta strain CBS 411.78 chromosome 1, whole genome shotgun sequence genome encodes:
- the MEX67 gene encoding nuclear mRNA export, poly(A)+RNA binding protein (COG:A; BUSCO:EOG09263MNN; EggNog:ENOG503NUI3): MAPPTGPRGGSNNRKPTARASRGGVAKHRAATRTDRDGDVSMGAPISSSNPPTGPSGRGTRGRGAARGAPTRGSRTSSRLAQNLKNYIGEGGSKHAKTTLKILGVKNSKAASNSDGGVKGLLQFIERKADKDKKIVLGRGVLDGDYVWVKANKDDVSSIMHLNGYQYAGAPITIEETTEPFPTGTKFSKDAADTRQKLLALLAKRYNTEQKLLDLSALGTDDILGNLGAVGSQSLAEKSFRAIIHVAGEQFKTAEEKRQGIQSVSLARNEISDVDQVFTLAYSLPHLRRLDLSNNRLATFSSIAKWKQEFRYLEELYLVGNPVTGVADYAVQITQWFPCLQILDGNIVRSPQEAAEALRAMTPQPLAQLPSNLRDGENNVASIFLRSFFQLYDHDRPALAAQFYDVESVASLSATPEPGRDVEWKPYMKYSRNIQKLGGSRNPAVVQRLFTGASLIAEMWRSLPATRHATLDQPELWIIDCHTFPHLADPSGHGFAMGLMINVHGQFEEADTTEELYGTRTFSRSFILGPSKPGAPHPYRVLSDQLTIHKWTPRAAGAAPVPVTTGAPAAPIAPVAPVVAAVPVIDDATRVQLIQELARRTGMNAQYSELCLSGTANWNFDLALQSFEEQRANLPPAAFTAPA, encoded by the exons ATGGCCCCTCCTACTGGTCCTCGCGGCGGCAGCAATAATCGCAAGCCAACAGCTCGAGCTTCCCGTGGCGGAGTCGCTAAACATCGAGCTGCCACCAGAACCGATCGTGATGGAGATGTTTCCATGGGCGCGCCGATCTCAAGTTCCAATCCACCAACTGGACCGTCCGGCAGGGGAACTCGCGGCAGAGGAGCTGCGAGAGGAGCGCCTACGAGGGGTTCTAGAACATCTTCGCGTCTAGCTCAGAACCTCAAGAACTACATTGGCGAAGGTGGATCCAAGCacgccaaaaccaccctCAAGATCCTGGGTGTCAAGAATAGCAAGGCCGCGTCGAATTCCGATGGCGGTGTCAAGGGACTTCTCCAATTCATTGAGCGCAAGGCTGATAAGGATAAGAAGATCGTCTTGGGAAGA GGTGTGCTAGATGGCGACTACGTCTGGGTCAAAGCCAACAAGGACGACGTGTCTAGCATTATGCACCTCAATGGGTACCAGTACGCCGGTgctcccatcaccatcgaggAAACCACTGAGCCATTCCCTACTGGCACCAAGTTCTCAAAAGACGCTGCAGACACCCGACAGAAGCTTCTTGCGTTGTTGGCGAAGCGATACAATACTGAGCAGAAACTTCTTGATCTGTCAGCGCTCGGAACAGACGACATCCTTGGAAATCTCGGCGCAGTCGGTTCCCAATCACTGGCTGAAAAGTCGTTCAGGGCCATCATTCATGTCGCTGGCGAGCAATTCAAGACCGctgaggagaaaaggcaagGCATCCAGTCAGTTTCCCTTGCTCGTAACGAGATCTCGGACGTCGACCAGGTGTTTACACTAGCCTATTCGCTGCCACACTTGCGTCGGCTCGACCTAAGCAACAATCGGCTCGCGACCTTCTCTTCGATTGCCAAATGGAAGCAGGAGTTCCGTTATCTAGAAGAGCTTTACCTGGTCGGAAACCCCGTCACCGGCGTTGCCGATTACGCCGTGCAGATCACCCAATGGTTCCCTTGCCTGCAAATCCTGGATGGAAACATTGTCCGGAGTCCGcaggaggctgctgaggccTTGAGGGCGATGACTCCACAGCCGTTGGCCCAGCTGCCCTCTAATCTCCGCGACGGCGAGAACAACGTTGCCAGCATCTTTCTGCGGTCCTTCTTCCAGCTTTACGACCACGACCGACCGGCCTTGGCTGCGCAATTTTACGATGTCGAGTCCGTGGCCTCGCTCTCTGCCACACCTGAACCCGGCCGTGACGTTGAGTGGAAACCCTACATGAAATACTCCCGAAACATTCAAAAGCTTGGAGGGAGCCGAAACCCAGCAGTCGTCCAGCGTCTCTTCACCGGCGCCTCGCTCATTGCAGAGATGTGGAGGTCGCTGCCGGCCACTCGTCATGCCACTCTGGACCAGCCCGAACTGTGGATTATCGACTGCCATACGTTCCCCCACTTGGCGGACCCCTCGGGACACGGCTTCGCGATGGGCTTGATGATTAACGTCCACGGGCAATTTGAAGAAGCTGATACGACCGAGGAGCTTTATGGCACTCGTACCTTTTCCCGCTCTTTCATCCTCGGGCCCAGCAAACCAGGCGCCCCTCACCCCTATCGGGTTCTCAGTGACCAGCTCACTATCCACAAATGGACGCCGCGGGCTGCCGGAGCCGCTCCTGTTCCAGTAACCACCGGTGCTCCCGCTGCGCCTATTGCTCCCGTCGCTCCGGTCGTGGCTGCGGTGCCTGTCATCGACGATGCCACCAGGGTCCAGCTTATCCAAGAGCTGGCGAGGCGCACCGGCATGAACGCCCAGTATTCGGAGCTTTGTCTATCCGGCACAGCCAATTGGAACTTTGATCTTGCTCTCCAGTCTTTTGAGGAGCAACGGGCCAATTTGCCGCCTGCTGCCTTCACTGCGCCTGCTTAG